The following is a genomic window from Opitutaceae bacterium.
GCATCTCCGCCGCGGCGATCGCTGCGAAACAACCGGCGGCGCCAGCACCAACGACAAGGATGTGAGGACGGTCCATCCCGCACATTCAAGCGAACCCCGAGTCCCATTCCAATCGTGCAATGAGGCGCGCCAGCCAATGTCCCCCCAAAAAAAATGCAGGACCGGCGCGCAAACGCCGGTCCTGGTTTTCCCCCAAACGACTCTTTCGAGTCAAGTTGTGTGCGCCGCCACTGCTGTGGTTGATGGGAACAGCGCCGCCCTGCGCATCGCGTGGCTCGGATTACTCCGAACTCTTGGAGCTGCTGCCGTGGGATTCCCCGCCAGCCTTGCCCCGGCCGCGCCTGCCCCGGCCTTCCTGGGACATCTTGTCGAACGTGGCCTGCTGCTCCGGCGTCAACACGGCGCGAATCTTGCCGTTGGTGCTGCGCATGAGGCCCATTAGTTTCGTGCGCCGGTCCTGCTTCGAAAGCGAGGTGTCATCAGCGAGCGCCTTCATCGCAGCCGCCTGTTCAGTAACAATCTCCTTTACCTGCACTTTTTGTGCGTCCGTCAATGACAGCTCCTTCGACAAATGACTCAAGCGGTCCGCCACCTGTCCCCTCCTGCCCTCATGTGCAGGTTTGTCGGGATTCTGCGCGCGGATTGAAGGGATGGACAAAGCGGCCAAGGCAAGGCTCGCCGCGAAAAACAATTTTGACGATTTCATGGGAGTGAAGATTGCGGGTTGAACAGCGGTTGAGCGAAGCGCTGACGGGAGAATAAGACGCGCGACAACCCCTGCGGTTACATGATACACAACCTGCGCGATGACTATTGGGGAACTGACAATCCTGGCCGAGGCGACGGTCTGCGCCAGCCGGCGAAAACTCCCGAAGGCCCTTCAGTCTCTGGCGGAGGCGCTTCCCGTTGTTTATCATGACCGGCCAGGCGACGAAATTCTTGGCGACGAGTTTGATCCCGAAATTCTTGGCATGTTTGTAGGCTCGCCCTTCGGCCTGGACAGCGCTGATTCCGGAGACGTTCCGCCTCATATCCTTCTGTTTCTGGAAAATATCTGGGATCTGGCGGACGCCGATCGCGACGAATTCATTCATGAAGTGAAGCTGACCTATCTTCATGAACTTGGGCACTATCTCGGATGGGATGAAGCGGAGGTCGCGGCACACGGATTGGAATAGCAGTCGCGCGGCTGAAGACTGCCTTTCATCTGCGTTTTCGACCCCCCGCCGGACGGAACATCCCGGACTGAGAGCGGACAAAGTGCAAACGAGCACGCTATGGCCTACTCCGCGCTTCCCAAGCGATGGCAGGCCTGTTTAGCATCCGCGGTTCGTTTTCCTTCCTATGATGAAAAAACTCCTTTTTTGCATGTGTGTGCTGGGCCTGACGGTCAGCAATGCGTTTTCAGGCAGCCGGTTGACCCGCAAGGAGTGTGTTACACGAGTCGAAACCTGCGAAGCCATCATCCGTGAATTCCAGGCGAATCCTGCAACAGCGATACCGGCGTCCGTGCTGGCCCGCGCGACCGCCATTGTCATCACGAATCAATTCAAGGCCGGTTTCATCCTTGGAGTGAAGGACGGCTACGGCGTGCTGCTTCTGAAAAAGGTTGATGGGCAGTGGAGTGTTCCGGGCCTGATCAATGCAGGTGAAGCCAGCGTCGGTCTCCAGGTGGGGGGCAATGCGATCGAGACCATCTACGTTTTCATGGATCCACGCACGCCCCGGCTCCTTTTTTCACAGCGCCTCAACGTGGGCGCGGACGCCGAAGCCGTCGCGGGCCCGCGCGCCGCTGATGCCGA
Proteins encoded in this region:
- a CDS encoding lipid-binding SYLF domain-containing protein, whose protein sequence is MKKLLFCMCVLGLTVSNAFSGSRLTRKECVTRVETCEAIIREFQANPATAIPASVLARATAIVITNQFKAGFILGVKDGYGVLLLKKVDGQWSVPGLINAGEASVGLQVGGNAIETIYVFMDPRTPRLLFSQRLNVGADAEAVAGPRAADAESTTEEFRKHPVLVYTKARGLFAGASVKTGFLSRDDAANRLLYETTYGTPEIVDSDWITPPSEARPLMDYIRSITK
- a CDS encoding Spy/CpxP family protein refolding chaperone, producing the protein MKSSKLFFAASLALAALSIPSIRAQNPDKPAHEGRRGQVADRLSHLSKELSLTDAQKVQVKEIVTEQAAAMKALADDTSLSKQDRRTKLMGLMRSTNGKIRAVLTPEQQATFDKMSQEGRGRRGRGKAGGESHGSSSKSSE
- a CDS encoding metallopeptidase family protein, encoding MTIGELTILAEATVCASRRKLPKALQSLAEALPVVYHDRPGDEILGDEFDPEILGMFVGSPFGLDSADSGDVPPHILLFLENIWDLADADRDEFIHEVKLTYLHELGHYLGWDEAEVAAHGLE